In one Flavobacteriales bacterium genomic region, the following are encoded:
- a CDS encoding DUF6089 family protein, translated as MQRTLLRYVLSSVTAILLAGAASGQYFRQSTYWKTHRQEVEFGFGIANFLGELGGRNQIGSPFVWDLEISQTRPAASLAYRYYLARQQALRMRFTYGVLAGNDNLTTEPFRQNRNLSFKSDVFELSLVYELHLYREELGHIYDLRGVKGTKSSRVGLYFFAGVGGFYFDPRAQFNNAWVRLKPLGTEGQGLPNGAEEYNNYQICIPMGVGIRRAFTKQWSAGLELQYTKTFTDYIDDVSTNYYDNAAIREARGDVAAYLANPGLNTPYMQEQGINPTATGQQRGDEKDLDAYLFLKFTADWKMYKYKSGSKKYRARIRRAKIVF; from the coding sequence ATGCAGCGAACCCTACTCCGTTACGTCCTCAGTTCCGTCACGGCCATCCTGTTGGCCGGTGCGGCGAGCGGGCAGTATTTCCGCCAATCCACCTATTGGAAGACGCATCGCCAGGAGGTCGAGTTCGGCTTCGGCATCGCCAATTTCCTCGGTGAGCTGGGCGGCCGCAACCAGATCGGGTCCCCCTTCGTGTGGGACCTGGAGATCTCCCAGACCCGCCCGGCGGCCAGCCTGGCCTATCGTTATTACCTGGCACGCCAGCAGGCGCTGCGCATGCGGTTCACCTATGGCGTGCTGGCGGGGAACGACAACCTCACCACGGAGCCGTTCCGCCAGAACCGGAACCTCAGCTTCAAGTCGGATGTATTCGAGCTCTCGCTCGTCTATGAGTTGCACCTCTACCGGGAGGAGCTGGGCCACATCTACGACCTCCGGGGGGTGAAGGGCACCAAGAGCAGCCGGGTGGGCCTCTACTTCTTCGCAGGGGTGGGCGGCTTCTACTTCGATCCGCGCGCCCAGTTCAACAATGCCTGGGTGCGCCTGAAGCCCTTGGGGACTGAAGGCCAGGGGCTGCCCAACGGTGCTGAGGAGTACAACAACTACCAGATCTGCATCCCCATGGGCGTCGGCATCCGCAGGGCCTTCACCAAGCAGTGGAGCGCCGGGCTTGAGCTGCAGTACACCAAGACGTTCACCGACTACATCGACGACGTCAGCACCAACTACTACGATAATGCGGCCATCCGCGAAGCACGCGGGGATGTGGCGGCGTACCTGGCGAATCCGGGGCTGAACACACCGTACATGCAGGAGCAGGGGATCAACCCCACGGCAACCGGTCAGCAGCGGGGCGATGAGAAGGACCTCGATGCCTACCTCTTCCTCAAGTTCACGGCCGACTGGAAGATGTACAAGTACAAGAGCGGCAGCAAGAAGTACCGGGCACGCATCCGCCGCGCCAAGATCGTCTTCTGA
- a CDS encoding PspC domain-containing protein yields the protein MRIAMVTPIRSWFEQQAFGVCAWWAGKLNVKTEQVRLSFIYLSFITAGAHLVVYLVMAFVLQHKERIKQPFRRRSTVWELEP from the coding sequence ATGCGCATCGCCATGGTCACGCCCATCCGTTCCTGGTTCGAGCAGCAAGCCTTCGGCGTATGCGCCTGGTGGGCCGGCAAGCTCAACGTGAAGACCGAGCAGGTGCGCCTGAGCTTCATCTACCTCAGCTTCATCACGGCGGGTGCTCACCTGGTGGTCTATCTCGTGATGGCGTTCGTGCTGCAGCACAAGGAGCGCATCAAGCAGCCGTTCCGTCGCCGCAGCACCGTGTGGGAGTTGGAGCCCTAG
- a CDS encoding deoxynucleoside kinase yields the protein MRYGYIAIEGLIGAGKTTLARRLADLRGGRLVLEEFDDNPFLPRFYAEPERYAFSVELSFLAQRYHQLKRVTEQDLFSPVTIADYSIGKSLVFASATLPPDEHALFRDLYQIMYADLPQPELIVYLHLGIERVRERIRQRGRGYEQAIGADYLMRLQERYMDHLMKAASTRALIVDLGQSDLLHDAAAFDRLLGLIEEEAPYGYRIATL from the coding sequence ATGCGCTACGGCTACATCGCCATCGAAGGGCTCATCGGGGCCGGCAAGACCACGCTGGCCCGGCGGCTCGCCGACCTCAGGGGCGGGCGCCTGGTGCTGGAGGAGTTCGATGACAACCCCTTCCTGCCGCGCTTCTACGCTGAACCTGAACGCTATGCGTTCAGCGTGGAGCTCTCCTTTCTGGCCCAGCGCTACCACCAGCTCAAACGGGTCACAGAGCAGGACCTGTTCAGTCCGGTCACCATCGCCGACTACTCCATCGGGAAATCGCTCGTCTTCGCCAGCGCCACCCTACCCCCGGACGAGCATGCGCTGTTCCGCGACCTCTACCAGATCATGTACGCGGACCTCCCGCAGCCGGAGCTCATCGTATACCTGCACCTGGGCATCGAGCGCGTGCGCGAGCGGATCCGGCAGCGGGGCCGCGGCTACGAGCAAGCGATCGGCGCCGACTACCTCATGCGGCTGCAGGAGCGGTACATGGACCACCTGATGAAGGCGGCCTCCACCCGAGCGCTCATCGTGGACCTCGGGCAGTCGGACCTGCTGCACGACGCGGCCGCCTTCGACCGGCTCCTTGGCCTGATCGAGGAAGAGGCGCCGTACGGCTACCGCATCGCAACCCTCTGA
- the folK gene encoding 2-amino-4-hydroxy-6-hydroxymethyldihydropteridine diphosphokinase — protein sequence MSGVAEALLLLGGNAGDPMANLERAEAGIAARTGSILARSRDHWTLPWGFDDDRLFLNRALLVETALAPTALMKELLGVEAELGRTRLPDTRYAARTIDIDILLIGSRTIDAPGLTVPHPRLHERPFALAPAADIAPDWVHPALGRTVLQLLIDIRRHG from the coding sequence ATGAGCGGAGTGGCCGAGGCCTTGCTGCTGCTGGGGGGGAATGCTGGGGACCCCATGGCGAACCTGGAGCGCGCCGAGGCGGGCATCGCGGCGCGCACGGGCTCCATCCTGGCCCGCAGCCGCGATCACTGGACCCTGCCCTGGGGATTCGACGACGACCGCCTGTTCCTGAACCGGGCTCTGTTGGTAGAGACCGCCCTCGCGCCTACCGCACTGATGAAGGAGCTGCTGGGCGTTGAGGCCGAATTGGGCAGGACCCGCCTGCCGGATACGCGCTATGCGGCACGCACCATCGACATCGACATCCTGCTGATCGGCAGCCGTACGATCGACGCACCGGGGCTCACCGTGCCGCACCCCCGCCTGCACGAGCGGCCCTTCGCCTTGGCACCCGCCGCGGACATCGCACCGGATTGGGTGCATCCCGCACTCGGCCGCACGGTGCTCCAGCTCCTGATCGACATTCGGCGGCACGGTTGA
- the sppA gene encoding signal peptide peptidase SppA, whose translation MREFFKFMFASMLGTLVIGVVLMVLFFGMIAAIGAGLGSKGKPAKVKDGSVLHLTLDQRLVDRGDEEQLDIDLGPFSAESKVGLNQVLAALEHAKKDDHIEGIFLDLTQVNGGFATLREVREKLVEFKKESGKPVVAWAEFYTQGSYYIASAADQVYLQPKGMLDYRGLQSEYMFLKGLFEKLDVEMQFIRGSNNRFKSFGEVYTEDSMSAANEAQVRALLDGLWTEHRAAVAEKTGIAAGDLDRIADGLEARNDTTARDLGLVDGLKYRDEVLADMKERMALDSKKEIAFVGLGKYLRSFDADADKGKGDAKLAVIYAEGGISSGESGDDVIGSTSLSATLRKAREDSAVKAIVLRVNSPGGSGLASEVIWREVKLAAEAKPVVVSMGDVAASGGYYISAPAARIYAEPTTITGSIGVFGLVPNTEGFFNNKLGITFDGVKTHQHADMYNLNRPLTDHEKRMMQQWVDEFYAGFVERVAEGRKLTPAQVDSIGQGRVWTGTDAKARGLVDELGGLEDAIAAAAGLASLSEYRRVEMPEQEDLLHKLLKDLNADARAWVARQYLGDDAQLLEQFRLVREARSRSGIQARMPFDLVVR comes from the coding sequence ATGAGAGAGTTCTTCAAGTTCATGTTCGCATCCATGCTCGGCACCCTGGTGATCGGCGTGGTGCTGATGGTCCTCTTCTTCGGCATGATCGCCGCCATCGGCGCCGGCCTTGGCTCGAAGGGCAAGCCCGCCAAGGTGAAGGACGGCTCGGTGCTGCACCTAACGCTGGATCAGCGGCTGGTGGACCGTGGCGACGAGGAGCAGTTGGACATCGACCTCGGGCCCTTCTCGGCTGAGTCGAAGGTCGGCCTGAACCAGGTGCTCGCGGCATTGGAGCACGCCAAGAAGGACGACCACATCGAGGGCATCTTCCTCGACCTCACCCAGGTGAACGGCGGCTTCGCCACGCTGCGCGAGGTCCGCGAGAAGCTGGTCGAGTTCAAGAAGGAGAGCGGCAAGCCGGTGGTGGCCTGGGCGGAGTTCTACACCCAGGGCAGCTACTACATCGCCTCGGCGGCGGACCAGGTCTACCTGCAGCCCAAGGGCATGCTCGACTACCGCGGGCTGCAGAGCGAGTACATGTTCCTGAAGGGACTCTTCGAGAAGCTCGATGTGGAGATGCAATTCATCCGCGGAAGCAATAACCGCTTCAAGAGCTTCGGAGAGGTCTATACGGAGGACAGCATGAGTGCGGCCAATGAAGCGCAGGTGCGCGCCCTGCTCGATGGGCTGTGGACGGAGCATCGGGCCGCCGTGGCGGAGAAGACCGGAATCGCAGCAGGTGACCTGGACCGCATCGCCGACGGGCTGGAGGCCCGCAACGACACCACGGCGCGCGACCTCGGCCTGGTGGATGGCCTCAAGTACCGCGATGAGGTGCTGGCCGACATGAAGGAGCGGATGGCGCTCGACAGCAAGAAGGAGATCGCCTTCGTAGGCCTTGGCAAGTACCTGCGCTCATTCGATGCCGATGCCGACAAGGGCAAGGGGGATGCGAAGCTGGCGGTGATCTACGCGGAAGGCGGCATCTCCAGCGGGGAGAGCGGCGACGATGTCATCGGCAGCACCTCGCTCTCGGCCACCCTCCGCAAGGCTCGGGAGGACAGCGCCGTGAAGGCGATCGTGCTCCGCGTGAACTCCCCAGGCGGCAGCGGCCTGGCCAGCGAGGTGATCTGGCGCGAGGTGAAGCTGGCCGCGGAGGCCAAGCCGGTGGTGGTGAGCATGGGCGATGTGGCGGCGAGCGGCGGCTACTACATCAGCGCCCCGGCCGCCCGCATCTACGCGGAGCCCACCACCATCACGGGCTCCATCGGCGTCTTCGGCCTGGTGCCCAATACCGAGGGCTTCTTCAACAACAAGCTGGGCATCACCTTCGATGGGGTGAAGACCCACCAGCACGCCGACATGTACAACCTCAACCGCCCACTCACCGACCACGAGAAGCGCATGATGCAGCAATGGGTGGATGAGTTCTACGCAGGATTCGTGGAGCGCGTGGCAGAAGGGCGCAAGCTCACCCCCGCGCAGGTGGACAGCATCGGGCAAGGGCGCGTGTGGACGGGCACCGATGCCAAGGCGCGCGGCCTCGTGGATGAGCTGGGAGGTCTCGAGGACGCCATCGCGGCCGCTGCCGGGCTAGCCAGCCTTTCGGAGTACCGCCGCGTGGAGATGCCCGAGCAGGAGGATCTCCTGCACAAGCTGCTGAAGGACCTCAATGCGGACGCCCGGGCCTGGGTGGCCCGCCAGTACCTCGGCGACGATGCCCAGCTGCTGGAGCAGTTCCGCCTGGTGCGGGAGGCCCGCAGCCGGAGCGGCATCCAGGCCCGCATGCCCTTCGACCTCGTGGTGCGCTGA
- a CDS encoding DUF2797 domain-containing protein → MNDGQPLLKMRAALGDDGAVRYELPLSPPLPLNDRIGKPFTLAFTGKLSCVNCGRRVKKLFQQGFCYPCLQSAPEAAECIVHPELCRAHLGEGRDPEWERTHHATEHTVYLSFTGDVKVGVTRATQVPTRWIDQGATAALVIARVPYRQLAGLIEVDLKRLFKDKTNWRAMLKEAEPAAEALLAARAQAIGALRDDLQEHLLHDEAPQAIRYPVLAYPPKVASVSFEKQPEIGGVLVGIKGQYLMWEDGRVLNIRNQSGHHVEVLN, encoded by the coding sequence ATGAACGACGGACAGCCCCTGTTGAAGATGCGTGCCGCGCTGGGGGATGACGGCGCCGTGCGGTACGAGCTGCCCCTCTCCCCCCCGCTCCCGCTCAACGACCGCATCGGGAAGCCCTTCACGCTGGCATTCACGGGCAAGCTGAGCTGCGTCAACTGCGGTCGGCGGGTGAAGAAGCTGTTCCAGCAGGGCTTCTGCTACCCCTGCCTGCAGTCCGCGCCGGAGGCCGCTGAGTGCATCGTGCATCCCGAGCTGTGCCGGGCGCACCTCGGCGAGGGCCGTGACCCGGAATGGGAGCGCACGCACCACGCCACCGAGCACACGGTGTACCTGAGCTTCACCGGCGACGTGAAGGTGGGGGTCACGCGCGCCACGCAGGTGCCCACGCGCTGGATCGACCAAGGCGCGACGGCGGCACTGGTCATCGCACGCGTCCCCTACCGGCAGCTCGCCGGGCTCATCGAGGTGGACCTGAAGCGCCTCTTCAAGGACAAGACGAATTGGCGCGCGATGCTGAAGGAGGCGGAGCCCGCCGCCGAAGCGCTCCTTGCGGCACGGGCGCAGGCCATCGGCGCCTTGCGCGACGACCTGCAGGAGCACCTCCTGCACGACGAGGCGCCCCAGGCGATACGGTACCCCGTCCTCGCTTACCCTCCGAAGGTGGCCAGCGTATCCTTCGAGAAGCAGCCCGAAATCGGCGGCGTGCTGGTCGGCATCAAGGGCCAGTACCTCATGTGGGAGGATGGCCGGGTGCTGAACATCCGCAATCAATCAGGCCACCACGTGGAGGTGCTGAACTGA